TGtatggtgaagaagaagaagaagaagataacaTATGCATAAACCTTTGTACATGACTATTTTGATAAGTAGTGAATTGGAATTTTATGATCAATTCCGCCAACTGCTGCATCAAAAAGCAAGATAAAAGTTGCCAGTTATGGTGTGAATATTTTAAGTTGCCTTTATTTTTATGGTAGTGGCTTAGGCAGAGGGACGATATCATCCATATCATTTCTGGTAATCCATCTGGAAGAACCATTAATGATGAATCACTTTGGTACATGTCTACGAGTCCTAAACATTTAGCCTTCAGATATAGAAATGAATCATGTATATATGTAGCTAGTTTCCTGCATTTCACTCCAAGGGTCATTATCGAgatattaataacataattaatgaaataatcttGAAGCTGATAATGACCAGAATGTAAGGAAGAAAAGGAGGAAATTAAGATCAGATAGAAAAATTAATGCCATAAGTAGTCAACAAGCTAAGAAAAGAGTCCATTGAGCTGAGAAACAGTATATATGATATACATAGAATAGAAAATACAAAGCCTTCGTAGCTATATCATAAGCCTATGTAATATAGTACGTGTCATGCCCTAGGATATTGATGCTCGCATTACTAGCTTGCTACTGGGATTTCTACACCGGTTTACACGATGAAAGACAAAATAGATACCTCAAGTCTTAGATAAAAAACAACACAACATAGAGTTCTAAATATCTAGTTAATTATGAGAAGGAGGATGTGTTTTTGGAGGTGAGTAGTCCGAGTTAAAACCAGGGTTTTTTTCGGGACGTTGACCGTGATGCACACGCCAAGAAACTGAACTTAGAGACTCATCAGTTTGAGCAGCACCTGTTGTTTTTCCCATTTCATAATTTGATATCTTCATCTTGGCATCTTTTGTGTCGTTGGACTCAGCTTTCATTGTCACAAGCTCATCGGACAACGATGAATTTGCCTTCGGTGCAACTGGTACAGTGTCTAGACCCTTCTTCTCATCATGCTGCAACAAAGCCAGAAAGGTTACAACAGTAATGTAGTGGCCGTGCGATGATGTTACAGGCAGTAAAGAATAATAACagtgataaatttataacatgCAAACTGAAACTGACCTTATTAGAAGTGTGAAATTTCTTTTCAAGAGGGTCACCAAGAGGCCGAGCATTGCATGTGTGCAAAGAAAGGCATAAAAGGAAAACAAGAAGATACGAGATCGACATATTAAGAGACAGGAGGCAAACGATTTTAAGATTGCAAGGGGTGGTTTGGGAGAGTGTTGGAGTTATAGTAGTGATAGTGGCAATATTTGTAGTGCAAACATTAAATGCAGGTTCTCAAAGAGATTTAAGATGTTCTACTGTAGAACATGCATATGTATGGGTGAGGAGAAGTAAGAAAGGAAGATGAAGATATGGCTGCCCTCCCTTTTTGTCTCTTCTCTTtcacaattcaaatcaattgGGTCCCAAGAAACAGACCCCCCACCAGGGAAAGAGAACCAACATAAAGCCTTCTTGTAGATATATGGAGAgtggaagagagagagagagagagatataaCATAGTCCAAGGAGAGATTTTCCTAagagataatattataataaacaataaacaatgaaaaagtAAAGAAAGTAGGTCCATATACGAGAAATAAACCAAGAGAACGTGTTATAGAAATGCttaatttattcaaagtttTACTTGGTTTTCTCATTTGTTTCCATGTTACTAGCACTTTACCGTTCTTTTTACCtagaaaatatcattatatgaactattttatgtgatttttgtaCTTGGTTGCGAAAAGTTGGAGTCCTTTTACGGTATGAGAAGACACGAAACATCCTTCAAAAATTCATAAAGTATGTTAGACACTTAAGACCAAAATGCCACTTGGACACCAATATATTGAAATTGGCGTCTTATTGAAATTGGTAACCACTTCTTCAAGTTGATCTATACAGGATTCGTTGCCAGGTCAATGGGTGAGAGTCCTGAACTATGGTTTGGGTTTAACAATAAAGAGCTATTTTAGAATTTCTcttgaaaataagaattttaatagattttgttttaaagataAGAAtcttcatatataaatacattattttcTTACATAAATGATGTATAACTTTGACATATAAATTCATTGTAATGAGAAAGACAAgaagatattaaattaatattaattttgctaaAAATATTGCTTGCTTTATAGATAAACCAGAATAAATAAATGTGTGTTCTTGTTCTTATCGAGTGTaattatttgtttcatattCAACACACTCTTGTTCGTTCCAAGTTGGTCGAAAATGCCACTGAAATATTAGACTGTTTCTCTTTAAAACATAGAGGAGCTATGGTTTTTTCGTTTAATATTTGCTAGAAGTAGCATAGGCTAGAGTAACGTGCACatgttcatttttattaatagtttCGTTAACCATTGAGTCTCCAATCATTCTagcaagaaaaataatgatCCTAAGCCGAAATTTCGCCGAGAAAACATACAATAAATTACCCTGTTAAAATAATACATGTATTTATATTGGAATAaagattttaagtttatttttttacgTTGGACCtatgtattaatataaattaaacatatcttattgatttgtatttggTATGAGTTTCGTAATGTTAAGatcacatatattatattttattttatataatataataatgtaaaatataatacaataaatataaataggtTGAGGTCCCCTatttaaacctaaattttcatttgtattattatatatctcatcattgggaaaaaataaaaagttttctcTGCAGCAAGTTCTAGACATGGAATTCTATCGATCACATTATTTAATGCTATTATGGatgcataaaattaattgagatcCTCCTAAAACCTAATTTTCTTTTGGATTGTTACTCATGGTTTATCAATAAATTGATATGAGAGAATGGCTTTCTCTGCAAGTGAATTTTAGAtgtaaaattcaatcaatctcataattttatGCTGTTATGGATACATGTATACTACCCTTTATGGCTTTCCTTTATTAATTTAACGTATAATCTTGATTCGGTGACGCTAGATATGTTTCATCGTTAAAATTGTCACGCAAAATGGAATAGATGATATAGAGCAAATAATGAATGTGAAATGTACATGGCACGTTAGGTGAGTGGGGTCAAAGACAGCGGTCGACAAGCGAAAGGCTTTGAGGATTTGAGGAGACAAGGATACATGGAAGAGCCTCTCCTTGTTAATGTTACGCGAAACACAAAAACACTGACCGAACCGTCATTACCGCCACAAATGACACGCGGCAGTCACCCATGTGACTAATTGAATTGCCACGTAGACTTTGGCCTCAACATGGGCCACCGTAACCCACGTCTTTGATCGTCGTGGAATGGTGGTCCTGCTCTTTGGTATTTTTCGTTTGGTAACATGCATCTGTAAGTATTGATGGTGTAACTGTGAAAGAGAGACGACGGCGCGACAGGCTCGGCTGCCGAGGTGGCTGGGGATTCGGGCTTGGCGGTTGACAATCGGCTCGACCCGGTGTGTCGTGTTAAAGTCAAGCATTCTCGGTCGACTCGGCTTCGTTGTCCCCACGGCAATTTTCGCTTAATCCGCGCCTTCTTATCGACTTATGTTCCTGATTCTGACAATGagaattatcataattatttattcaagtgGAGGAAGGAAGGATATGCTAGCTTCACTAGCAGCCCATGGATCATGATCCAAGGGATTATGGTCAACCTTGGACCATGATCCAATGGCTGAAAAAGAAGCAAACTCTACTTcctgtattattttatcttttaaatatgAGAAACATTATGTTACCCCTTTGCCGTTTAAACTACATTACCTGCAAGGCCGTTGAAAAGCTCCAAACACAGATGAAGccccttttcttttatttctgaTGGTTAGTGGACTTCAAGTGGAGAATCAGCTCGTTTACGCGTCTGTGTTCATTTCCTACAAGGAATTTAAGCATAGGCTCAGATTTCAGTCAATCCTCCTAACTAAGAGTGAATTCATCTCAGCTCCAATTAAGAACTAAGTGTGCACACGAATCAAATCATAGAGTAATATTTGGCTCAAGCTTAACACAATAATAGTTGGCTCTAGTTAATATCAAAACCTATTTTTAtcccttaaattttattttaattattcatatatttaataattattttttatattcaaattaaaaaaaaaagatcaaattttaaaatttttaaaagtttattaatattttatttaaattgttaataacaaatttatcaagCCAACCaatattaaactcaaatttaactcgaGATAATTTAAACCACAAATTTCTCATAAATAACTCAACTCATTTGCGATTTATCTAAAATAACTAACTTgatattaaacttaatttgttcaaattgttggaaaagaaattgttatcaatagagatgaaaaaaaaaagtcaattttctgatacaataaaagaattcaaattaaaccaaaccgCGCCTCAATATAAACTTGAGTAGCTTACAATGAATCCACTCTTCCAAGGAAACACGACTAAGAAATGGAACCCAATAACACAAGCGACCCATACACCCCGAAAGATcccataaaattaattaattctgaAAGTTGGAAAGAATTTCTAGATGGAATATTTCAAAAGGAGACCCTCGGAGCCATAAGCAGCATTAAAAGGGACgcacaatttatttatttattttaaagaaaattaacgGCATATATCATTTGCTCCATcaaatgattttcaaaattagaatgtcataaaaataatgaattctaTTCTTActgtttttttctattaaaatatttgaaaattatttatagagttcaaaaactaagaaaattaaaggtcttttttcttttccaaataatttaaaatgagtatgATTGCATTtctaatttcttaaaattaaatattcgtGAAAAATCAAATGCTGATTCAAAACCAAATGGGTAATAAATTATTCATCGATATGATGCCCCATAGATTATAGACATAAAGCAAACTATATACAAAGTATAACCAAGGTGGGGGAATATAACCGGAAGGAAATAAATACAAGATGAAGTAGAGCATAGATAACAGAAAAAGCACTTGGGCTATGCCAGGACCTATGACCCAAATGTGTTTTCTCCACTGTATGTAACATACAGAAATCCATCTTCATCCTTCTTTTCATCATAAATGGTAGACATTATTGCTCCTGCAATATCAAACGAATTTAGATCTCTCTTCGGTTACAAATATCAGTctttttaaatcaaaactttcaaattgcTATATATTTCAAGCACAATCAATCAGAATAATGAAAGAGTAAGGGAATGGAAGAGAGCTTTAAACCTGTAGGTGGGAGGACATTGTCAACAAATATGAAGATTGCCTTTTCTGCACTCAATTTAATTCTCTTCCGTATCACATAAACAAACTGACCAACTGTCAGGTCAGCTGGCACTAAATATCTGAAATATGGAAACCGTGTTAATACAAACTCCGAAGTCTGTTCTGTCCAAATTTGGTAATAGGCCCATAAATTGGATAAGCACTATAATGAACAATTTGCATAACAGTAACATGAAGATACAGAAAAGCTTATGCAGCACAAAATTGACACTTACTTTTTCTTGTCAATGGAGGGAATATCACTTCTCTCAGCCTTCTCAACAATCACCTATAATGCACATAGAAAACGTTAATAGAAGTAAGATGGTGATGACACAAAGCACAGCGAGACTTTCATCCACAAAACCTGAGCTTATCTGGTAGGCAGATAATAAACCTGTGAAAACACAGTCTAATTTATTATCTGCATAAGAGAACGAATACTGTAACCACGAGCTTTTTCCACACTAACACACAAGAAACAGCTGGCATTGATGCTTTGTTTTCAGATGGTGGTTGGaactttttaaaatcttggTCGCTTTCAACTTGCAAATTGAAGAACATGGGGAAAAACCATTTTTCTgtttagttaatttaaattattttcagtaCACCAGCTACACTCACAAACCCAGCAAGCCCAATATATTCCAAGAACAGAAAGGAAACTACAAATTCCATCAATATAGAATCCTGTCTTAATGATATGATCCCTTTCAAAACACAAGCTGAGGTTTAGAAAAATACCACACAGAAAACTAAAGTTAAAAGCAGATCAATTCCTCAGCAGTATCAACAAGTTCAAAACACCTTCCAGTAAACCCTCAGAACTCCAAGAGACATATACCCAGGAACCCCAAGAGCACCCCAGGACACATGCAGGAGATAAAAGGGACAGTATGAGCTGTCTACAGTATGGTCATCCAATATTCATATTTTGACTTAAAGAACAACAGATGTAGAAATGAGTAAGCCTTTACATAAAATAgcaataaaatgttataattatCTGACATCAGATCTCAAACAGTTAAAAAAGTTCATAAACCCATCATGCTGCAGTAATTTACACATCaatgaaaataaactttttagatGAGTCAAATTGATTTCTCAAAAGGAAAAAGGATCAGTAATGTTTAGTAAAAACTCCAGTGGCACCATCTACTAGTGGTCTAAACAGAAC
This sequence is a window from Mangifera indica cultivar Alphonso chromosome 5, CATAS_Mindica_2.1, whole genome shotgun sequence. Protein-coding genes within it:
- the LOC123217766 gene encoding root meristem growth factor 10, which encodes MSISYLLVFLLCLSLHTCNARPLGDPLEKKFHTSNKHDEKKGLDTVPVAPKANSSLSDELVTMKAESNDTKDAKMKISNYEMGKTTGAAQTDESLSSVSWRVHHGQRPEKNPGFNSDYSPPKTHPPSHN
- the LOC123215463 gene encoding autophagy-related protein 8f-like, producing MTKSSFKIEHEFEKRRAEAERIRGKYPDRFPVIVEKAERSDIPSIDKKKYLVPADLTVGQFVYVIRKRIKLSAEKAIFIFVDNVLPPTGAIMSTIYDEKKDEDGFLYVTYSGENTFGS